The region TGATAAGCTGCTGGCAGAACTTGTTAGAAACGAAAAAGAAAATAGTAGAAATATATTCCCCATTTCCTTTCACGTCGATTATTGGAATTATATTGGCTGGACCGATCCATTCAGCGATCCGGCCTATTCAGACCGACAGAGAAAATACGCAGCGGCTTTTCGAACCGCAAGAATTTATACTCCGCAAATGATTGTGAATGGAAAGGTTGAATTTGTTGGTTCTGATAGGGGAGCTGCAAAAGAAAGAATTGAAGATGCCTTGCGGCAACCTGCGCAAGTAGAATTATATTTAGATGTTAAATTAAGTGAAGATCAAAAGGAATTATCCATTGAATATGAAGCGAAGGGTTTCGGCGCCAATCAGGTTCTGAATATTGTAATTGTCGAACGTGGTTTAT is a window of candidate division KSB1 bacterium DNA encoding:
- a CDS encoding DUF1223 domain-containing protein, encoding MSHILIYLFPITVLFVSNVTFAQPDSKISSKTNPQHFAVVELFTSEGCSSCPPADKLLAELVRNEKENSRNIFPISFHVDYWNYIGWTDPFSDPAYSDRQRKYAAAFRTARIYTPQMIVNGKVEFVGSDRGAAKERIEDALRQPAQVELYLDVKLSEDQKELSIEYEAKGFGANQVLNIVIVERGLSSRVTKGENRNRMLNHENVVRKFVTLKISHSGNDVVKIKIPQNIKIEKSSIVAFIQNQKTMEILGAVGLDL